Proteins from a single region of Chryseobacterium sp. T16E-39:
- the leuC gene encoding 3-isopropylmalate dehydratase large subunit produces the protein MDNNKKTLFDKVWDAHVVETIPDGPQIIYIDKHLIHEVTSPQAFAELESRNLEIFRPEQIVATADHNVPTLSQELPIRDESSRNQVEQLTENCKKNNIELYGLGHQYQGIVHIIAPELGVTQPGMSIVCGDSHTSTHGAFGTIAFGIGTSQVAQVFASQCLLLNKPKSMRITVSGKLHNHVQPKDVILFIISKVGTNGGTGYFCEYAGNVFEEMSMEGRMTVCNMSIEMGARGGMIAPDETTFEYVKGKPFAPKGEEWEEKLAYWKTLKTEEDAVFDAEFTFDASEIKPMITYGTNPGMGIPLDDVIPVPQSESEEKALQYMGLKAGQSPSDIKVNYVFIGSCTNARIEDFRSAAQYIKGKNKSQNVVALIVPGSQLVVKQIYEEGLDKIFNDAGFQIRQPGCSACLAMNDDKIPDGEYCVSTSNRNFEGRQGQGARTILASPLTAAKVAIEGRITVFENLN, from the coding sequence ATGGACAATAATAAAAAAACGCTTTTTGATAAGGTCTGGGATGCTCATGTTGTTGAAACTATTCCTGATGGACCACAAATTATTTATATAGATAAACATCTTATTCATGAGGTAACAAGCCCACAGGCTTTCGCAGAACTGGAATCCAGGAATCTTGAAATATTCAGACCTGAACAGATTGTTGCTACGGCAGATCATAATGTTCCAACATTGAGTCAGGAATTACCCATTCGTGATGAATCATCTAGAAATCAGGTAGAACAGCTAACAGAAAACTGTAAGAAAAATAATATTGAATTGTATGGATTAGGTCATCAATATCAGGGGATCGTTCATATTATTGCTCCTGAACTGGGAGTGACCCAACCCGGGATGAGTATTGTTTGTGGGGATAGCCATACTTCCACTCATGGTGCTTTTGGAACAATTGCTTTTGGAATAGGAACCAGCCAGGTTGCGCAGGTTTTTGCCAGCCAATGTTTATTACTCAACAAACCAAAGTCAATGCGGATAACCGTAAGTGGAAAACTTCACAATCATGTTCAACCCAAGGATGTTATTCTCTTTATTATTTCTAAAGTGGGAACCAATGGGGGAACCGGATATTTCTGCGAATATGCTGGAAATGTTTTTGAGGAAATGTCCATGGAAGGAAGAATGACGGTTTGTAATATGAGTATTGAAATGGGAGCCAGGGGAGGAATGATCGCTCCCGATGAAACAACTTTTGAGTATGTGAAAGGAAAACCTTTTGCTCCGAAAGGAGAGGAATGGGAAGAGAAATTAGCTTATTGGAAGACCTTAAAGACCGAGGAGGATGCTGTTTTTGATGCTGAATTTACGTTTGATGCTTCAGAAATAAAACCGATGATCACCTATGGAACCAATCCCGGAATGGGTATTCCACTGGATGATGTGATTCCTGTTCCGCAAAGTGAATCTGAAGAAAAAGCGTTGCAGTATATGGGGCTAAAAGCAGGACAGTCTCCTTCGGATATCAAAGTGAATTATGTATTCATAGGAAGCTGTACCAATGCCAGAATCGAAGATTTTCGTTCGGCAGCGCAATATATTAAGGGAAAAAATAAGTCTCAGAATGTTGTAGCATTAATTGTCCCGGGATCTCAGCTTGTCGTTAAACAAATCTATGAAGAAGGCCTTGACAAGATATTTAACGATGCCGGTTTTCAAATCAGACAACCAGGATGTTCAGCCTGTCTTGCTATGAATGACGATAAGATCCCTGATGGAGAATATTGTGTATCCACATCAAACAGAAATTTTGAAGGGAGACAGGGCCAGGGCGCAAGGACTATTTTAGCAAGTCCTCTTACCGCAGCTAAAGTGGCTATAGAAGGAAGAATTACGGTCTTTGAAAATTTAAATTGA
- a CDS encoding nucleoside triphosphate pyrophosphohydrolase family protein — protein sequence MDKIDSLNQVAEFHTTFKAPILETPQIPSQERCNLRVELLQEELNELKQAIADNNIVEIADALCDLQYVLSGAVLEFGLGNKFVELFNEVQRSNMSKACDNEEQANETVEFYKEKEVESFYEKSGEKFNVYRQADHKVLKNKYYSPADLKTIIEK from the coding sequence ATGGATAAAATTGATAGTTTGAACCAAGTAGCAGAATTCCATACTACTTTTAAAGCCCCTATTTTAGAAACACCACAAATCCCTTCACAAGAAAGATGTAATCTTAGAGTTGAGCTTTTACAGGAAGAATTAAATGAGTTGAAACAAGCAATTGCTGATAACAATATTGTAGAAATTGCAGATGCTTTATGCGACTTACAGTATGTCCTTAGCGGTGCTGTTTTGGAATTTGGACTTGGCAACAAATTTGTAGAGCTATTCAACGAAGTTCAGCGTTCTAATATGTCGAAAGCATGTGATAATGAAGAACAGGCCAATGAAACTGTTGAATTTTACAAAGAAAAAGAAGTAGAATCCTTCTATGAAAAATCAGGTGAAAAATTCAATGTTTACAGACAGGCAGATCATAAAGTATTAAAAAACAAATACTACTCTCCTGCTGATTTAAAAACGATCATTGAGAAATAA
- the leuB gene encoding 3-isopropylmalate dehydrogenase, whose translation MSNNYFKIAVLPGDGIGPEVVDESVKILKVIGEVFQYNFQFTYGLMGAEAIYQTGEPLPEKTLEICKDSDAVLFGAIGDPSFDNNPDAKVRPEQGLLKLRKELGLFANIRPLKTYSSLIEKSPLKKDIIEGTDIQIFRELVSGIYFGEKFTDEEGAYAYDVCKYSREDIVPIVHMAFQEAQKRKKKVTLIDKANVLDTSRLWRKICKEIAQEYPDVQLDFMFVDNAAMQLILNPKQFDVIVTENMFGDIISDEASVIGGSIGLLPSASIGNENALFEPIHGSYPQAKGKGIANPIASILSTAMMLDHLQLEKAAKKLRESVEHAIENKYVTIDLNANQPYSTSEVGDFIADYIKFSEKSYYNFENIKIGKSTIV comes from the coding sequence ATGAGCAATAATTATTTCAAAATAGCAGTACTTCCCGGTGACGGAATCGGTCCGGAAGTAGTCGATGAAAGTGTAAAAATTCTTAAAGTAATTGGAGAAGTTTTTCAATACAACTTCCAGTTCACTTATGGATTGATGGGTGCAGAAGCTATTTATCAGACAGGTGAGCCATTACCGGAAAAAACATTGGAAATCTGTAAAGATTCTGATGCCGTTCTTTTTGGGGCAATTGGAGACCCTTCATTTGATAATAACCCTGATGCAAAAGTAAGACCTGAGCAGGGATTGCTAAAACTACGTAAGGAACTGGGGCTATTCGCTAATATCAGGCCTTTAAAAACTTATTCTTCCCTTATTGAGAAGAGTCCTTTGAAAAAGGATATCATAGAAGGTACAGACATTCAGATATTCAGGGAGCTGGTAAGTGGAATCTATTTTGGAGAAAAATTTACAGATGAAGAGGGAGCTTATGCTTATGATGTATGTAAATATAGCAGGGAAGATATTGTACCTATTGTCCATATGGCTTTTCAGGAAGCACAAAAACGGAAAAAGAAAGTTACCCTTATTGATAAGGCTAATGTCCTTGACACTTCAAGACTATGGAGAAAGATCTGTAAAGAAATTGCACAGGAATATCCTGATGTCCAGTTGGATTTTATGTTTGTAGATAATGCTGCGATGCAGCTAATTCTTAATCCTAAGCAATTTGATGTGATTGTAACAGAGAATATGTTTGGAGATATTATTTCTGATGAAGCAAGTGTGATCGGAGGTTCTATTGGCTTACTCCCTTCAGCTTCAATTGGTAATGAGAATGCATTATTCGAGCCTATTCACGGGTCCTATCCACAGGCAAAAGGAAAGGGGATTGCCAATCCGATAGCATCCATTTTGAGTACAGCAATGATGCTGGATCATTTGCAGTTAGAAAAGGCTGCCAAAAAATTAAGAGAATCCGTGGAGCATGCTATTGAAAATAAGTATGTAACCATTGATCTTAATGCCAATCAACCTTATTCTACAAGTGAAGTAGGGGATTTTATTGCCGACTATATTAAGTTTTCTGAAAAATCATATTATAATTTTGAGAATATCAAAATCGGAAAATCCACTATTGTCTAA
- a CDS encoding glycohydrolase toxin TNT-related protein gives MKHLFKYIFIVTISLFSIACSSDRDDEIDNTNGVTHVFYKNADEFALTYDTAGLVNQTIRNQAFDLYKQGKWSELEALFKANNLNGGWPPANGGYNIVDDVPFQAGQKFDRYSGAINYSGTGIPTLGGSFTSPIINGYVYTFTQRALNQPENAYDFYYEIDVLNNSLPFKSQTADVIPWFNQSGNGKQTMWKIPIDPATGFQKTWNKLAEEGYVKITIKKSPSGHYNNLVGTVIQQ, from the coding sequence ATGAAACATTTATTTAAGTACATTTTTATTGTAACAATTTCTCTCTTTTCAATTGCCTGTAGTTCAGACAGGGATGATGAAATTGACAACACAAACGGTGTCACCCACGTATTTTACAAAAATGCGGACGAGTTTGCTTTAACCTATGATACAGCAGGGTTGGTGAATCAAACCATCAGAAATCAGGCTTTCGATCTGTACAAACAAGGGAAATGGAGTGAGCTTGAGGCTCTTTTCAAAGCTAATAATCTGAATGGTGGATGGCCACCAGCTAATGGCGGATACAATATCGTTGATGACGTTCCTTTTCAGGCCGGGCAAAAATTTGACAGATATAGCGGGGCTATTAACTATAGCGGAACAGGGATACCTACTCTGGGAGGAAGTTTTACTAGTCCCATAATTAATGGATATGTTTACACTTTCACACAAAGAGCACTTAATCAACCTGAAAATGCTTATGATTTTTATTACGAGATCGATGTTTTGAATAATTCATTACCTTTCAAGTCCCAAACGGCTGATGTAATTCCCTGGTTCAACCAGTCAGGTAATGGTAAACAAACGATGTGGAAAATCCCAATTGACCCGGCAACCGGTTTTCAGAAAACATGGAATAAGCTGGCAGAGGAAGGATATGTAAAAATCACCATTAAAAAAAGTCCAAGTGGCCATTACAATAACCTTGTGGGTACAGTAATCCAGCAATAA
- a CDS encoding TlpA family protein disulfide reductase — MKKFITNIVAVSSLFLASQQFSAQKVVMNREVETKNDGKMLLGNQLKDQFLKEPYANWYVKEHDEYALDQKAIAELKKAKITSYNITVFMGTWCEDSHRDFPRLMRILEEVKFPDNKLTIIAVNRKKESPSGEEGLYNIQKVPTIIVEKYGKEIGRMIEMPKTGYVERDLVDILKKDDKSVLQEIFKK; from the coding sequence ATGAAAAAATTTATTACAAATATTGTTGCCGTTTCAAGTCTATTTCTGGCTTCCCAACAGTTCAGTGCCCAGAAAGTGGTAATGAACCGTGAGGTAGAAACCAAAAATGATGGTAAAATGCTTTTGGGAAATCAGCTAAAAGATCAGTTTTTAAAAGAACCTTACGCTAATTGGTATGTAAAAGAACATGACGAGTATGCTTTGGATCAAAAGGCTATTGCCGAACTGAAAAAAGCCAAGATTACCTCTTATAATATTACCGTTTTCATGGGAACATGGTGCGAGGACAGCCACAGGGATTTTCCAAGATTAATGAGAATTCTGGAGGAAGTAAAGTTTCCGGACAATAAACTAACTATCATTGCAGTTAATCGTAAAAAAGAATCTCCATCCGGAGAAGAAGGTCTTTATAATATCCAAAAAGTTCCAACAATTATTGTTGAAAAATATGGAAAAGAGATTGGAAGAATGATAGAAATGCCCAAAACAGGTTATGTTGAAAGAGATCTGGTAGACATTTTAAAAAAGGATGATAAATCGGTACTTCAGGAAATATTTAAAAAATAA
- the leuD gene encoding 3-isopropylmalate dehydratase small subunit, protein MQKLTIIKSSAIPLPVENIDTDQIIPARFLKSIDKKGFGNNLFRDWRYDVHTDQPNSDFILNKSQYHGEILVAGNNFGCGSSREHAAWSLTDYGFKVIVSSYFADIFKGNALNNGLLPVKVSEVFLKEILTDITENPEKEITIDVEKQTISFNDKTEHFELDSYKKICLLNGYDDIDFLISRKDAIKEFELKTQKVYEQ, encoded by the coding sequence ATGCAAAAGCTAACAATTATAAAATCCAGCGCAATTCCATTGCCTGTAGAAAATATAGATACAGATCAGATTATTCCTGCAAGGTTTCTGAAAAGTATAGACAAAAAAGGGTTTGGAAATAACCTGTTCAGGGATTGGAGGTATGACGTTCATACTGATCAGCCCAACAGTGATTTTATTTTAAATAAATCCCAGTACCACGGTGAGATCCTGGTAGCAGGTAACAATTTTGGTTGTGGAAGTAGCCGTGAACATGCTGCCTGGTCTCTAACCGATTATGGTTTTAAAGTAATTGTATCGAGTTATTTCGCAGATATTTTCAAAGGAAACGCTTTGAATAATGGGTTGCTGCCCGTAAAAGTATCTGAAGTATTTCTAAAAGAGATTCTAACTGATATCACAGAAAACCCTGAAAAAGAAATTACAATTGATGTAGAGAAGCAGACAATAAGCTTTAATGATAAGACAGAGCATTTTGAACTGGATTCTTATAAAAAAATATGCCTTCTAAACGGATATGATGATATTGATTTTTTAATCAGTAGGAAAGATGCAATAAAAGAATTTGAATTAAAAACACAAAAAGTATATGAGCAATAA
- a CDS encoding DUF4230 domain-containing protein, giving the protein MKNNKLILSFAAGILVMLLLFFGLKSCFNLGGKTEKSDYYILTNQISKMNKMVVLEQNISSMQKTKMGYEVLGNEVSSNSIITYTKTNAQVSYDLNKMKIEVDSTRKKLIITELPNADIRITPSVEIQSLDDSFFNRISEKDIKNVTQKAKETAIKGIDENRLRNEGHKQLMDNLNNIFVLAKALNYTIEDKTGQLGILTL; this is encoded by the coding sequence TTGAAAAATAATAAACTCATACTGTCTTTTGCAGCAGGAATCCTTGTAATGCTGCTTCTGTTTTTTGGTCTTAAATCATGTTTTAACCTTGGTGGTAAAACGGAAAAATCAGATTATTATATTCTGACCAACCAGATTTCCAAGATGAATAAAATGGTGGTTTTAGAGCAAAATATCTCAAGCATGCAGAAAACGAAAATGGGCTATGAGGTTTTGGGAAACGAAGTCTCCAGTAATAGTATCATCACCTATACGAAAACCAATGCCCAGGTTTCTTATGATCTGAACAAAATGAAGATCGAAGTAGATTCTACCCGCAAAAAACTGATCATTACCGAGCTACCCAATGCTGATATCCGAATTACTCCCAGTGTAGAAATACAATCCCTGGATGATTCCTTTTTTAACAGAATTTCTGAGAAAGACATCAAAAACGTTACCCAGAAAGCTAAAGAAACAGCGATTAAGGGAATTGATGAAAACAGATTAAGAAATGAGGGGCATAAACAATTAATGGATAATCTTAATAATATTTTTGTTTTGGCAAAGGCTTTGAATTATACTATAGAAGACAAAACAGGTCAACTCGGTATTTTGACACTTTAA